A single genomic interval of Blastocatellia bacterium harbors:
- a CDS encoding thymidylate kinase yields MTPKRFYGTGIPGVNVEQLKGTLIVIEGADGSGRSTQIALLRDWLERLGYATSEVGLKRSRLVEAELEEAMQGNILSPLTLCLFYATDFADQLEHTIIPALRSGFVVLADRYIYTLMARAIVRGAHPEWIRDVYSIALVPDAVFYLEVSPKILAERNFRKNATLDYWESGMDIRRSGDMYECFIRYQRQIQRELRAMRTIYHFDTINGNRSIRAVANELQAKIEIMLNPHLVEASQGAGS; encoded by the coding sequence ATGACGCCGAAACGTTTCTATGGCACCGGCATCCCCGGCGTGAACGTCGAGCAGTTGAAAGGCACGTTGATTGTGATCGAAGGCGCAGACGGTTCGGGCCGCTCGACGCAAATTGCCCTGCTGCGCGACTGGCTGGAACGACTCGGCTACGCCACATCGGAAGTTGGATTGAAACGCTCGCGGCTGGTGGAAGCGGAACTGGAAGAAGCGATGCAAGGCAATATCCTATCGCCGCTGACGCTGTGCCTGTTTTACGCCACCGACTTCGCCGATCAATTGGAACACACCATCATCCCGGCGTTGCGTTCGGGATTTGTCGTGTTGGCCGACCGCTACATCTACACGCTGATGGCGCGCGCCATTGTGCGTGGCGCTCATCCTGAATGGATTCGCGATGTCTACAGCATTGCGCTCGTGCCCGACGCCGTCTTCTACTTGGAGGTCTCGCCCAAAATTCTGGCTGAGCGAAACTTTCGCAAAAACGCCACACTGGATTATTGGGAGTCGGGCATGGACATCCGGCGTTCAGGCGACATGTACGAATGCTTCATCCGGTATCAACGTCAAATTCAGCGTGAACTCCGCGCCATGCGCACCATCTACCACTTCGACACCATCAACGGGAATCGCTCCATCCGTGCCGTCGCCAACGAACTGCAAGCGAAGATTGAAATCATGCTGAATCCGCACCTGGTTGAAGCCAGTCAAGGAGCCGGCTCATGA
- the tmk gene encoding dTMP kinase, with protein sequence MRLSSSRSDMPGKLIAVEGIDGSGKSTQIYLLKRWLELEGYKVFFTEWNSSTLVKKATTKGKKRHLLTPTTFSLIHCTDFADRYERQILPLLHAGYIVLADRYIYTAFARDAARGCDRQWLRKLYSFARHPDLTFFFHVPMDVALSRILEGRPQLKYYEAGMDMNLSPDPYESFKLFQEKIYQEYWHMAEEFNFVIIDANRAPELEHRDVRQIVQQRIDLPRYKWRIPR encoded by the coding sequence ATGCGTCTCAGCTCGTCACGTAGTGACATGCCAGGAAAACTGATCGCTGTCGAAGGGATTGATGGCTCGGGCAAGTCCACGCAAATCTATCTGCTCAAACGCTGGCTGGAATTGGAGGGCTACAAGGTTTTTTTCACCGAATGGAATTCGTCCACGTTGGTGAAAAAAGCGACCACCAAAGGGAAGAAACGGCATTTGCTCACGCCGACCACGTTCTCGCTGATTCATTGCACCGACTTTGCCGACCGATATGAGCGACAGATTCTACCGTTATTGCACGCCGGCTACATTGTGCTGGCCGATCGCTACATCTACACGGCGTTTGCGCGCGATGCGGCGCGTGGCTGCGACCGCCAATGGCTGCGCAAGCTCTATAGTTTTGCCCGCCATCCCGACCTGACGTTCTTCTTTCATGTGCCGATGGATGTCGCGCTGAGCCGCATTCTGGAAGGACGTCCTCAGTTGAAATACTATGAGGCCGGCATGGATATGAATCTGTCCCCTGACCCGTATGAAAGCTTCAAGCTATTTCAGGAAAAAATCTATCAAGAGTACTGGCACATGGCCGAGGAGTTCAACTTTGTGATCATTGACGCCAATCGCGCGCCTGAGCTGGAACACCGCGACGTGCGACAGATCGTGCAACAGCGCATTGACCTGCCTCGCTATAAATGGAGGATACCGCGATGA
- a CDS encoding Ppx/GppA family phosphatase: MPTIAAIDVGSNAMRLVVGSVNGSRGLQLLESLREPVRLGQDVFTQGLIGEPTLERAIEAFVRFRKVIDAHNVQRVRAVATSAMREAFNRDIVIDRLTQASGIEVQVIDPEEEARLIHLAVNEALNLKNKLAMLVDIGGGSVEVTLAANGQIIATESFNMGTVRLLQKLEEKQRGQRQFNTLVREYVDATRRRLRKEIGQQKIDVCVGTGGNIETLGDLRQTLLNRQQNTLITDDELDAIIKQLQSLSYEERMRTLRLRPDRADVIMPAAIVLQKILKQAGVAEVMIPHVGLKDGLLLDIAQDVRNGRRNLHREQVLAAARRLGQKYAFDESHATTVANFAARLFDATESLHRLDEESRLLLEVAALLHDIGQFVHIVGHNKHSYYLLMATPLLGLTYAQRAIVANVARYHRKAFPTLKHEPYRNLSAKDRVVVCKLAALLRIADALDTEHAGKVHQFTLEYKKPKLIMRLHGEGDMLLEKWALQRKATLLEEVFGVKFVVED; the protein is encoded by the coding sequence ATGCCAACCATTGCTGCGATTGACGTCGGTTCAAATGCCATGCGGCTGGTCGTTGGAAGCGTCAACGGAAGCCGGGGTCTGCAACTGTTGGAAAGTTTGCGTGAGCCTGTTCGACTGGGTCAGGATGTGTTCACGCAAGGACTGATCGGTGAACCAACGCTGGAGCGGGCGATCGAAGCTTTCGTTCGATTCCGCAAGGTTATTGACGCGCACAACGTCCAGCGGGTCCGCGCTGTGGCCACCAGCGCCATGCGCGAAGCCTTCAATCGCGACATTGTCATTGATCGCCTGACGCAGGCTTCAGGCATTGAGGTTCAGGTCATTGATCCAGAGGAGGAAGCGCGACTGATTCATCTGGCGGTGAATGAAGCTCTCAATCTCAAAAACAAACTGGCCATGCTGGTTGATATTGGCGGCGGTAGCGTAGAGGTGACACTTGCCGCTAATGGGCAGATCATCGCCACAGAAAGCTTCAATATGGGCACGGTGCGCTTGCTGCAAAAGCTGGAAGAAAAGCAGCGCGGGCAGCGACAATTCAACACGCTGGTGCGCGAGTACGTAGATGCGACCCGACGCCGCTTGAGAAAAGAAATCGGTCAGCAGAAAATTGACGTGTGCGTTGGCACGGGCGGCAACATTGAAACGCTGGGTGATCTGCGGCAGACGTTGCTCAATCGCCAGCAGAATACCCTCATCACGGATGATGAACTGGATGCCATCATCAAGCAACTACAAAGTCTGAGCTACGAAGAGCGAATGCGCACCCTGCGCTTGCGTCCCGACCGCGCTGACGTGATCATGCCGGCTGCGATTGTGTTACAGAAGATCCTCAAACAAGCCGGCGTCGCTGAGGTGATGATCCCGCATGTGGGCCTGAAAGATGGTTTACTGCTCGACATCGCTCAGGATGTGCGCAATGGTCGTCGGAATTTGCACCGCGAACAGGTGCTGGCAGCAGCCCGACGGCTAGGTCAAAAATACGCCTTTGATGAATCACATGCTACGACGGTGGCCAACTTTGCCGCGCGGTTGTTCGATGCCACCGAGTCGTTGCATCGTCTGGACGAAGAGAGTCGCCTGCTGCTAGAGGTCGCCGCGCTGTTGCACGACATCGGGCAGTTCGTGCACATCGTGGGCCATAACAAGCACTCATACTATTTGCTGATGGCCACGCCGTTGCTCGGATTGACGTATGCGCAACGCGCCATTGTGGCCAACGTCGCCCGTTATCATCGCAAGGCGTTTCCCACGCTTAAGCATGAACCCTATCGCAATCTGTCGGCGAAGGACCGCGTCGTTGTTTGCAAGCTGGCCGCGCTCTTGCGCATTGCCGACGCGCTGGATACTGAACACGCCGGCAAAGTCCATCAGTTCACCCTCGAATACAAAAAACCCAAACTCATCATGCGCCTCCACGGCGAGGGTGATATGCTGTTGGAGAAATGGGCTCTGCAACGAAAAGCGACGTTGCTTGAAGAAGTATTCGGTGTGAAGTTTGTCGTCGAAGACTAA
- a CDS encoding J domain-containing protein yields the protein MKISVTQTEAGLQVRLYSDSAHFAVALETMKSHIPRHHRRFDAAQRCWMIDPQGQGRLESWLSWMRRELKAEVVYRSPHHRSDSLDQRSSLTPAYATLHLLPTAPPELVKAAYHCLARINHPDVGGDTKSMQQINIAYAHIKQHGMNPDRTTSR from the coding sequence ATGAAAATTTCCGTGACGCAGACTGAAGCCGGCTTACAAGTCAGGTTGTATAGCGACTCAGCGCATTTTGCCGTGGCACTGGAGACGATGAAGTCTCACATTCCCCGTCATCATCGGCGCTTTGACGCTGCGCAAAGATGCTGGATGATTGATCCTCAGGGTCAAGGCCGATTGGAATCATGGCTCAGTTGGATGCGGCGCGAGCTGAAGGCTGAGGTAGTTTATCGTAGCCCACACCATCGTTCTGACTCGCTCGATCAGCGCTCGTCCCTGACGCCGGCTTACGCAACCTTGCATTTGTTGCCGACCGCCCCACCGGAACTTGTCAAAGCTGCATACCATTGCCTTGCCAGGATCAATCATCCGGACGTGGGCGGTGATACTAAATCCATGCAGCAGATCAACATCGCTTACGCCCATATCAAGCAGCATGGCATGAATCCTGACCGCACGACATCACGTTGA
- a CDS encoding TonB-dependent receptor: MNKQRIVYSLLLLGLVVFPCRAQNTLVGDMPAKGSATGTLEGVVLDVSNGQKLPRVDIEVVGQGVVGQTDLDGYFSVKLQPGTYQIRASRTGYQSQTIESVEVTARQVASVEFALSPQGQVLGEVVVTAAASIAASEIVMLAERKAATTINDAISAREIKADTSSHAAGVLQRMPGITVAQDKYVFVRGLNERYSNTVLNDAMLPTTEPDRRVVPMDLIPTSLLDNVKVLKSFTPDQPGEFSGGLVKIQATEFPSTGTLKVSASYGFNSQTTFDDIQTYPGDRLDWLGFGTGRRRLPAIIPSQSLTRFGPDDLTRFGRAFENIWQPRRGNARPNQSYGVSGGTTIGRWGLVGALNYSNKLQNLDENRVFYVRVGDQVVPRSIFANHQFLSERGLLRELSGLLPEEFLKPELLRGYQSSSNTVRLGGTANVAYKFSNNHKLLLKNFYTHDGTDQARTYQGWYESRYAVIRNQRLRYQEETIYSGQLSGDHLFSRLGDSLVTWRLNYARATLDEPDLRETIYELDDPAGQFRFFSQLQSGLRLFNAMDENIREPAVDWSKFVFLSNGKLTLNLKAGAAYSNRDRSFNSRRIRLIATRLRGINLFLPPEQLLAPQNIRPDGFLPFEETRPTDAYQGIHDITAGYAMADLTMKKWRFIGGLRAERSNQRVDTFDPFTPNRRPVTAGQKETDLMPSLAVVYGLTGQMNLRVSFSQTVARPQFRELSPFEFTDVTGGPSQRGNPELLRSTIRNFDSRWEWFISPREVLAVSFFYKRLINPIEQIIQPSNETTILSYRNVNAANNWGLEFEVRKNMGFLSSRLENLNVTSNYTFVDSQVDIGKQGPLNVLTTLRRPLVGQSRHAFNSSVGYEIPRWGMETRALFNYIGSRITDVGGFGLPDIIEDGIPSLDFYVSKRFLGEAKNLELKFSAENLINREIRFNQGNRPYYYFRRGRTFSLGLSYTLF, from the coding sequence GTGAACAAGCAACGCATCGTTTATAGCCTTCTTCTGCTAGGGCTGGTCGTGTTTCCCTGTCGTGCGCAAAACACGTTGGTTGGTGATATGCCGGCTAAGGGCAGCGCCACCGGAACGCTGGAGGGTGTGGTGCTGGATGTTTCCAACGGCCAAAAGCTGCCTCGCGTGGATATTGAAGTAGTAGGTCAGGGCGTAGTCGGGCAGACCGACCTGGATGGGTACTTCAGTGTGAAGCTTCAGCCGGGCACGTATCAGATTCGTGCCTCACGAACCGGTTATCAAAGTCAGACGATAGAGTCGGTGGAAGTCACCGCTCGACAGGTGGCCAGCGTGGAATTTGCCTTGAGTCCTCAAGGACAGGTCTTAGGCGAGGTGGTCGTGACAGCGGCCGCTAGTATAGCGGCCAGCGAAATCGTCATGCTGGCTGAACGAAAGGCGGCCACAACCATTAACGATGCAATCAGCGCCCGAGAAATCAAGGCGGATACCAGTTCGCATGCCGCAGGCGTGTTGCAACGCATGCCGGGCATCACAGTCGCTCAAGATAAATATGTCTTCGTGCGCGGTCTGAACGAACGGTATAGCAACACGGTATTGAACGATGCGATGCTGCCTACAACGGAGCCAGACCGGCGCGTCGTGCCGATGGATTTGATCCCAACGTCGCTGCTGGATAATGTGAAAGTCCTCAAGTCATTCACTCCTGATCAGCCCGGTGAATTCTCTGGCGGTCTCGTCAAAATTCAGGCAACCGAGTTTCCCAGCACTGGCACGCTGAAGGTCTCCGCGTCCTACGGATTCAATTCACAAACGACATTCGATGACATTCAAACCTACCCCGGCGACCGCCTCGATTGGCTCGGTTTCGGCACGGGTCGGCGCCGATTGCCGGCGATCATTCCCAGTCAATCGTTGACGCGCTTTGGCCCGGATGACCTGACGCGCTTTGGCCGGGCGTTTGAAAACATCTGGCAACCACGACGCGGCAATGCGCGGCCTAATCAAAGTTATGGCGTTTCCGGCGGCACAACGATTGGCCGATGGGGTTTGGTCGGCGCGCTCAATTACAGTAACAAGCTGCAAAACCTCGATGAAAATCGCGTCTTCTACGTTCGGGTTGGTGACCAGGTCGTGCCGCGCAGCATCTTTGCCAATCATCAGTTTTTGAGCGAGCGCGGCTTGCTCCGTGAGCTCAGTGGTCTTCTGCCAGAGGAATTTCTCAAGCCGGAATTGCTACGCGGCTACCAATCCAGCAGCAATACCGTCAGGTTGGGGGGCACTGCCAATGTCGCTTATAAATTCTCCAACAATCACAAACTGCTGCTGAAGAATTTCTATACTCATGACGGCACGGATCAGGCCCGAACATATCAAGGGTGGTATGAGAGCCGCTACGCGGTGATCCGCAATCAGCGGCTGCGCTATCAGGAGGAGACCATCTACTCCGGCCAGCTCTCCGGCGACCATTTGTTCTCGCGCTTGGGCGACAGTTTGGTGACCTGGCGGTTGAACTATGCGCGCGCCACGCTGGACGAGCCAGACCTGCGTGAGACAATCTACGAGCTTGACGACCCGGCCGGCCAATTCCGCTTCTTCAGTCAGTTGCAAAGTGGATTGCGGTTGTTCAATGCGATGGATGAGAACATTCGCGAACCGGCGGTGGATTGGAGCAAATTCGTCTTCCTGAGCAATGGCAAGCTGACACTCAATCTGAAGGCCGGCGCGGCCTATAGCAATCGTGATCGGAGCTTCAACTCCCGACGCATCCGATTGATTGCCACTCGGCTGCGCGGCATCAATTTGTTCCTGCCGCCTGAGCAATTGCTCGCGCCGCAGAACATCCGTCCGGATGGCTTCCTGCCGTTTGAGGAGACACGTCCAACAGACGCCTATCAGGGGATTCACGACATCACGGCCGGTTACGCCATGGCCGACCTGACCATGAAGAAATGGCGCTTCATCGGCGGCCTACGCGCCGAAAGGTCTAACCAGCGCGTAGACACGTTTGATCCATTCACGCCGAATCGGCGACCCGTCACGGCTGGCCAAAAAGAGACTGATCTGATGCCCAGTCTCGCCGTTGTTTATGGACTTACCGGCCAGATGAACCTGCGAGTCAGCTTCAGCCAGACTGTCGCGCGACCTCAGTTTCGCGAGCTCAGTCCATTTGAATTCACAGACGTGACGGGCGGCCCGTCGCAACGCGGCAATCCTGAACTCCTGCGTTCGACGATTCGCAATTTTGATAGCCGGTGGGAATGGTTCATCAGCCCCCGCGAAGTGCTGGCTGTGAGCTTCTTCTATAAGCGCCTCATCAACCCGATTGAGCAGATCATTCAACCATCCAATGAAACGACGATCCTCTCCTATCGCAACGTGAACGCCGCCAACAATTGGGGACTTGAATTCGAGGTGAGGAAAAATATGGGCTTCTTGTCATCCCGATTGGAGAACCTCAATGTCACGTCTAACTACACGTTTGTTGACTCCCAGGTTGATATTGGAAAGCAAGGCCCATTGAATGTGCTGACCACGCTGCGACGCCCGCTGGTCGGTCAATCCCGGCATGCGTTTAACTCGTCGGTCGGATACGAAATACCGCGCTGGGGCATGGAGACCCGTGCTCTATTCAACTACATCGGCAGCCGCATCACGGATGTCGGCGGATTCGGATTGCCCGACATCATCGAAGATGGCATCCCCAGTCTGGATTTTTATGTGTCCAAACGATTTTTAGGCGAGGCTAAGAATCTCGAATTGAAATTCTCGGCGGAAAATCTCATCAACCGCGAGATTCGATTCAATCAGGGGAACCGGCCGTATTACTACTTCCGTCGTGGTCGCACGTTCAGCTTGGGGCTCTCATACACGCTCTTTTGA